The Microbacterium foliorum genome has a window encoding:
- a CDS encoding DUF937 domain-containing protein — protein sequence MALDDILRQVPVDDIAAKLGVSPDVARSAVEQGGAVLLGGLAKNASTAEGSAAIENALKRHEGRGGAATVDDIDQTDGGKIVSHILGADEKKVTEKLTESKETAGIDFGALLPILAPIVMGLIANATKSKTAPSSTSEPRSGGGGIGEIIGGLLGGGGASSGGGGIGDLLGGLFGGKK from the coding sequence ATGGCTCTAGACGACATCCTCAGGCAGGTGCCGGTCGACGACATCGCCGCGAAGCTCGGCGTCTCGCCGGACGTCGCCAGGTCGGCGGTCGAGCAGGGCGGCGCCGTGCTGCTGGGCGGGCTGGCGAAGAACGCCTCGACCGCCGAGGGCTCGGCCGCGATCGAGAACGCCCTCAAGCGCCACGAAGGCAGGGGCGGCGCGGCGACGGTCGACGACATCGATCAGACCGACGGCGGCAAGATCGTCTCGCACATCCTCGGCGCCGACGAGAAGAAGGTGACGGAGAAGCTCACCGAGTCGAAGGAGACCGCCGGCATCGACTTCGGCGCGCTGCTCCCGATCCTCGCCCCCATCGTGATGGGGCTCATCGCCAACGCGACGAAGAGCAAGACGGCACCGTCGAGCACGTCCGAGCCGCGATCGGGCGGTGGCGGCATCGGCGAGATCATCGGCGGTCTGCTCGGCGGCGGCGGCGCGTCGTCGGGCGGCGGCGGCATCGGCGACCTGCTGGGCGGGCTCTTCGGCGGCAAGAAGTAG
- the hpt gene encoding hypoxanthine phosphoribosyltransferase: MRAAEIQDDLAQILVTEEEIIAKLDELAIQVAADYAGKEIILVGVLKGAVMVMADFARALPFHAPMDWMAVSSYGASTKSSGVVQIRKDLDTDLNGKHVLIVEDIIDSGLTLSWLLENFESRGAESIEVLALLRKPEAAKVVIDCKYVGFDIPTDFVVGYGLDYDERYRNLRDVAVLAPHVYS; encoded by the coding sequence ATGCGCGCCGCGGAAATCCAGGACGACCTTGCTCAGATCCTCGTCACTGAGGAGGAGATCATCGCGAAGCTCGATGAGCTCGCCATCCAGGTCGCGGCCGACTACGCCGGCAAGGAGATCATCCTGGTCGGCGTGCTCAAAGGAGCGGTCATGGTCATGGCCGACTTCGCTCGTGCCCTCCCCTTCCACGCGCCGATGGACTGGATGGCCGTCTCGAGCTACGGCGCCAGCACCAAGTCGAGCGGTGTCGTGCAGATCCGGAAGGATCTCGACACCGACCTGAACGGCAAGCACGTGCTCATCGTCGAGGACATCATCGACTCCGGCCTCACCCTGAGCTGGCTGCTGGAGAACTTCGAGTCGCGCGGGGCCGAGTCGATCGAAGTGCTCGCACTGCTGCGCAAGCCCGAGGCGGCGAAGGTGGTCATCGACTGCAAGTACGTCGGCTTCGACATCCCCACCGACTTCGTCGTGGGCTACGGACTCGACTACGACGAGCGCTACCGCAACCTGCGTGACGTCGCGGTGCTCGCGCCGCACGTCTACAGCTGA
- the ftsH gene encoding ATP-dependent zinc metalloprotease FtsH, with protein MDVKKLTRNPLIYVALIGLLLFGGFLLISNLGAPKQITTQEGLTLLSGKTVTEVVNTDGDQRVDMTLSKPFKGSENVQFYYVDARADEVVTAITSADPKDGFDDAVPRATWFDGILSLLLPLVLLGLLFWWLLSSMQGGGSKVMQFGKSKAKLVSKETPTVTFADVAGADEAIEELHEIKEFLQDPAKFQAIGARIPKGVLLYGPPGTGKTLLARAVAGEAGAPFYSISGSDFVEMFVGVGASRVRDLFTQAKENAPAIIFIDEIDAVGRHRGAGMGGGNDEREQTLNQMLVEMDGFDPNANVIVIAATNRPDILDPALLRPGRFDRQIGVDAPDLKGRQRILEVHAKGKPLAKSVDLEVVARKTPGFTGADLANVLNEAALLTARSNAQLVDNRALDEAIDRLIAGPQRRTRVMKDREKLITAYHEGGHALAAAAMNYTDPVTKITILPRGKALGYTMVLPLDDKYSVTRNELQDQLTYAMGGRVAEEIIFHDPTTGASNDIEKATSIARKMVIEYGMTTQVGPVKLGSEGGDMFVARDMGRGREYSEKVAERVDAEVRALIEQAHDEAYKVISANRDILDRLALALLEEETLDHNQIAEIFTEVRKLPERPLWLSSETRPVSDVPPIEVPKKVVPVAASVEAPAAAPRTQPGSAGAGQARPATA; from the coding sequence ATGGATGTCAAGAAGCTCACTCGGAATCCGCTGATCTACGTCGCGCTGATCGGGCTGCTGCTGTTCGGCGGCTTCCTGCTGATCTCGAACCTCGGCGCTCCGAAGCAGATCACGACGCAGGAGGGGCTCACGCTCCTCTCCGGCAAGACCGTCACCGAGGTCGTGAACACCGACGGCGATCAGCGCGTCGACATGACCCTCTCCAAGCCGTTCAAGGGCTCCGAGAACGTGCAGTTCTACTACGTCGACGCCCGGGCCGACGAGGTCGTGACGGCGATCACCTCCGCCGACCCCAAGGACGGCTTCGACGACGCCGTGCCGCGCGCGACGTGGTTCGACGGCATCCTCTCGCTCCTCCTCCCGCTCGTGCTGCTCGGCCTGCTGTTCTGGTGGCTGCTCTCGTCGATGCAGGGCGGTGGCAGCAAGGTCATGCAGTTCGGCAAGTCCAAGGCCAAGCTCGTCAGCAAGGAGACCCCCACCGTCACCTTCGCCGACGTCGCCGGTGCCGACGAGGCGATCGAGGAACTCCACGAGATCAAGGAGTTCCTGCAGGATCCGGCCAAGTTCCAGGCGATCGGCGCCCGCATCCCGAAGGGCGTGCTCCTGTACGGCCCTCCCGGAACCGGAAAGACGCTGCTCGCCCGCGCCGTGGCCGGTGAGGCCGGTGCGCCGTTCTACTCGATCTCCGGATCGGACTTCGTCGAGATGTTCGTCGGTGTCGGTGCCTCCCGCGTACGCGACCTGTTCACCCAGGCCAAGGAGAACGCCCCCGCGATCATCTTCATCGACGAGATCGACGCCGTCGGCCGCCACCGCGGCGCCGGCATGGGCGGCGGAAACGACGAGCGCGAGCAGACGCTCAACCAGATGCTCGTCGAGATGGACGGCTTCGACCCGAACGCGAACGTCATCGTGATCGCGGCGACCAACCGCCCCGACATCCTCGACCCCGCGCTGCTGCGCCCAGGACGCTTCGACCGTCAGATCGGCGTCGACGCCCCCGACCTCAAGGGTCGGCAGAGGATCCTCGAGGTGCACGCCAAGGGCAAGCCGCTCGCGAAGAGCGTCGACCTCGAGGTCGTCGCCCGCAAGACCCCCGGCTTCACGGGTGCCGATCTCGCGAACGTCCTCAACGAGGCCGCGCTGCTGACCGCGCGCTCGAACGCGCAGCTCGTCGACAACCGCGCTCTCGACGAGGCCATCGACCGTCTGATCGCCGGACCGCAGCGTCGCACCCGCGTCATGAAGGACCGCGAGAAGCTCATCACGGCCTACCACGAGGGCGGTCACGCGCTCGCCGCGGCGGCGATGAACTACACCGATCCCGTGACCAAGATCACCATCCTGCCCCGAGGCAAGGCCCTCGGATACACGATGGTGCTGCCGCTCGACGACAAGTACTCCGTCACCCGCAACGAGCTGCAGGACCAGCTCACCTATGCGATGGGCGGACGCGTCGCCGAGGAGATCATCTTCCACGACCCGACCACCGGTGCGTCGAACGACATCGAGAAGGCGACGTCGATCGCCCGCAAGATGGTCATCGAGTACGGCATGACGACGCAGGTCGGTCCGGTCAAGCTCGGTTCCGAGGGCGGCGACATGTTCGTCGCGCGGGACATGGGGCGAGGCCGCGAGTACTCCGAGAAGGTCGCCGAGCGGGTCGACGCCGAGGTGCGCGCCCTGATCGAGCAGGCGCACGACGAGGCGTACAAGGTGATCAGCGCGAACCGCGACATCCTCGACCGCCTCGCCCTCGCTCTGCTCGAGGAGGAGACGCTCGACCACAACCAGATCGCCGAGATCTTCACCGAGGTCCGCAAGCTCCCCGAGCGGCCCCTGTGGCTGTCGAGCGAGACACGACCGGTGTCGGACGTTCCTCCGATCGAGGTTCCGAAGAAGGTCGTGCCCGTCGCGGCATCCGTCGAGGCGCCCGCCGCCGCTCCGCGCACGCAGCCCGGATCCGCGGGAGCCGGTCAGGCTCGACCCGCGACGGCCTGA
- the folE gene encoding GTP cyclohydrolase I — protein MAVDRARVERLTRELLEAIGEDPHRPGLKQTPARMGELYAEFFAGVGEDAAAPLAHTISVARGPAPDTLPSGAVLLRDIRFRSVCEHHLLPFAGRAHIAYLPGEQVVGLGALVRVVETLAARPQVQERLGEQIADTIAENLDTRGVLVVLDASHGCVTMRGGRQPEASTLTIAARGEYTDAVARTELIALIGASTGSAHA, from the coding sequence GTGGCTGTCGACCGCGCACGGGTCGAGCGGCTCACGCGTGAGCTGCTCGAAGCGATCGGCGAGGATCCGCACCGCCCGGGGCTGAAGCAGACCCCTGCGCGGATGGGAGAGCTGTACGCGGAGTTCTTCGCGGGCGTCGGCGAGGATGCCGCCGCCCCGCTCGCGCACACCATCAGCGTCGCGCGCGGTCCGGCGCCCGACACCCTGCCCTCGGGAGCCGTGCTGCTGCGCGACATCCGCTTCCGCTCGGTCTGCGAGCACCACCTGCTGCCCTTCGCGGGACGCGCGCACATCGCGTACCTGCCGGGCGAGCAGGTCGTCGGTCTCGGCGCGCTGGTGCGCGTGGTCGAGACCCTCGCGGCCCGGCCGCAGGTTCAGGAGCGTCTCGGCGAGCAGATCGCCGACACGATCGCCGAGAACCTCGACACCCGCGGCGTGCTGGTCGTGCTCGACGCGAGCCACGGCTGCGTCACGATGCGCGGCGGGCGCCAGCCGGAGGCCTCGACCCTGACGATCGCCGCACGCGGCGAGTACACGGATGCGGTCGCTCGCACGGAGCTCATCGCGCTGATCGGCGCATCGACCGGGTCGGCGCACGCATGA
- the folP gene encoding dihydropteroate synthase has translation MTGIWGIVNVTPDSFSDGGRYFDVDRAVAHGLQLRADGATVLDVGGESTRPGAERVGAEEEQRRVLPVIEGLVAEGAPVSIDTLDASTAAAAVRAGARIVNDVSGGLADPEMLAAVAESGADYVIGHWRGFSDDMYAKAVYRRAAREVAGELQERMGETAASGIAPSRLIVDPGIGFAKAGAQNWDVLRGLDEIVALGPRVLIGTSRKRFLAETLAADPAGVSEARRDLATAVTSALAARAGAWAVRVHDVSATRDALAVVRAWEG, from the coding sequence ATGACCGGCATCTGGGGCATCGTCAACGTCACCCCCGACTCGTTCAGCGACGGCGGGCGCTACTTCGACGTGGACCGCGCCGTCGCGCACGGGCTGCAGCTGCGGGCCGACGGCGCCACGGTGCTCGACGTCGGTGGCGAGTCGACGCGACCCGGCGCCGAGCGCGTCGGAGCCGAAGAGGAGCAGAGGCGCGTGCTGCCGGTGATCGAGGGGCTGGTCGCCGAGGGCGCACCGGTCAGCATCGACACCCTCGACGCCTCGACCGCCGCGGCCGCGGTGCGAGCGGGTGCGCGGATCGTCAACGACGTGTCGGGCGGTCTCGCGGATCCCGAGATGCTCGCGGCGGTCGCCGAGTCCGGGGCCGACTACGTGATCGGGCACTGGCGCGGTTTCTCCGACGACATGTACGCCAAGGCCGTCTACCGTCGCGCCGCCCGTGAGGTCGCGGGGGAGCTGCAGGAGCGGATGGGCGAGACCGCCGCATCGGGCATCGCCCCGTCGCGGCTCATCGTGGATCCGGGCATCGGCTTCGCGAAGGCGGGAGCGCAGAACTGGGACGTGCTGCGCGGACTCGACGAGATCGTCGCCCTCGGCCCGCGCGTGCTCATCGGCACGTCGCGCAAGAGGTTCCTCGCGGAGACGCTCGCCGCAGACCCCGCCGGGGTCTCGGAGGCCCGCCGCGACCTCGCGACCGCGGTGACCAGTGCGCTCGCCGCGCGGGCCGGAGCGTGGGCAGTGCGCGTGCACGACGTGAGCGCCACACGGGATGCGCTCGCCGTCGTGCGCGCCTGGGAAGGATAG
- the folB gene encoding dihydroneopterin aldolase, producing the protein MDPLDEIVLTGLTVFGRHGVYDHEREDGQEFRVDLRLTMSLRAAAASDDVVDTVHYGELAEKVAAVVAGEPVNLIETLAERIAHVTLADSRVQFVTVTVHKPHAPIALTFSDVAVTVRRAQPTGKDAR; encoded by the coding sequence ATGGATCCCCTCGACGAGATCGTCCTGACAGGACTCACCGTCTTCGGCAGGCACGGCGTCTACGACCACGAGCGCGAGGACGGCCAGGAATTCAGGGTCGATCTGCGCCTGACGATGTCGTTGCGCGCGGCCGCGGCATCCGATGATGTGGTCGACACGGTGCACTACGGCGAACTGGCCGAGAAAGTGGCCGCCGTGGTCGCCGGCGAGCCGGTCAACCTGATCGAGACGCTCGCCGAGCGCATCGCCCACGTCACTCTCGCGGATTCCCGCGTGCAGTTCGTCACCGTCACGGTGCACAAGCCGCACGCTCCGATCGCACTCACCTTCAGCGACGTCGCGGTCACCGTGCGCCGTGCGCAGCCCACCGGGAAGGACGCGCGATGA
- the folK gene encoding 2-amino-4-hydroxy-6-hydroxymethyldihydropteridine diphosphokinase gives MSRNLANPPRLPGPRPGRAAAVAVVAFGANLGDREATIRAAADRIARLPLVSDVRLSPLFETVALRVDGPDPEAPAYVNAVALVTTRLAPSILLGMLHAVEDEHGRERHERWGDRTLDLDLIAYGDESSDDDRLQLPHPRAAERLFVLEPWLALDPDAELPGRGRVADLVTSLRTAEQR, from the coding sequence ATGAGCCGCAACCTGGCGAACCCGCCCCGCCTTCCCGGCCCCCGCCCCGGACGTGCAGCGGCTGTGGCCGTCGTCGCCTTCGGTGCGAACCTCGGCGACCGCGAGGCGACGATCCGCGCGGCGGCCGACCGCATCGCACGACTGCCTCTGGTCAGCGACGTACGCCTGTCGCCGCTGTTCGAGACCGTGGCGCTGCGGGTGGACGGGCCGGACCCCGAGGCGCCCGCCTATGTCAATGCGGTCGCGCTTGTCACGACGCGTCTGGCTCCGAGCATCCTGCTCGGGATGCTGCACGCCGTCGAGGACGAGCACGGCCGAGAGCGGCACGAGCGTTGGGGGGACCGCACGCTCGACCTCGACCTGATCGCCTACGGCGACGAGAGCTCGGATGACGACCGACTGCAGCTGCCGCATCCGCGCGCCGCCGAGAGGCTCTTCGTGCTGGAGCCCTGGCTCGCTCTCGACCCGGACGCCGAGCTGCCGGGCCGCGGCAGGGTCGCGGACCTCGTCACGAGCCTGCGCACCGCGGAGCAGCGATGA
- a CDS encoding DUF3180 domain-containing protein, whose product MKRTSVGLLVVLALLSGAAGYVLDHVLTAMGRTTFTPSLLLPLLLLLIGAASLGVAWPVRRSVRSGVRIDPFQATRAVTLARASSLLGAIMAGFGAGLLVFLLSRPIDPPVGSTVAMLALIGSAVVLAVAALIAEQFCTLPKDPDDSEPRDRAGDPGPAELGGGH is encoded by the coding sequence ATGAAGCGCACCTCGGTCGGACTGCTCGTCGTCCTCGCGCTGCTCTCCGGGGCCGCGGGGTACGTGCTCGACCACGTGCTCACGGCCATGGGGCGCACCACCTTCACGCCGTCGCTCCTGCTGCCCCTGCTGCTCCTGCTCATCGGCGCGGCGTCGTTGGGGGTCGCATGGCCGGTGCGCAGGAGCGTGCGCAGCGGTGTCCGCATCGATCCGTTCCAGGCCACCCGCGCCGTCACCCTCGCTCGTGCGTCGAGCCTGCTCGGAGCGATCATGGCCGGATTCGGAGCCGGGCTGCTGGTGTTCCTGCTGTCCCGGCCGATCGATCCCCCGGTAGGGTCGACTGTGGCGATGCTGGCGCTGATCGGAAGTGCGGTCGTGCTCGCGGTCGCCGCGCTCATCGCCGAACAGTTCTGCACACTTCCGAAGGATCCTGATGACTCAGAACCCAGAGATCGAGCCGGGGATCCCGGCCCCGCTGAACTCGGCGGAGGTCACTGA
- a CDS encoding PH domain-containing protein produces the protein MTQNPEIEPGIPAPLNSAEVTDLAALDQGTYSSLRTARSEARLELDGSWHQISPRYVVSQIVQNLIFLAFVLAAAVVLALVLDQSWVWIPAAVVVAIEIITLVILPRQAKAIGYMLRDDDIVFRKGILWQRMIAVPYGRMQLVDITQGPLDRAFGVSQLKMVTAAATTGVQIPGLTQAASEALRDTLIEVAETRRTGL, from the coding sequence ATGACTCAGAACCCAGAGATCGAGCCGGGGATCCCGGCCCCGCTGAACTCGGCGGAGGTCACTGACCTCGCAGCCCTCGACCAGGGGACCTACTCGTCGCTGCGCACCGCGCGCAGTGAGGCCCGCCTGGAGCTCGACGGCAGCTGGCACCAGATCTCGCCCCGCTACGTGGTGTCACAGATCGTGCAGAACCTCATCTTCCTGGCCTTCGTGCTCGCCGCCGCGGTCGTCCTGGCGCTCGTGCTCGACCAGAGCTGGGTCTGGATCCCCGCCGCCGTGGTGGTGGCGATCGAGATCATCACTCTCGTGATCCTCCCGCGTCAAGCGAAGGCCATCGGCTACATGCTGCGCGACGACGACATCGTCTTCCGCAAGGGCATCCTCTGGCAGCGCATGATCGCCGTCCCCTACGGGCGCATGCAGCTCGTCGACATCACCCAGGGTCCGCTCGACCGTGCGTTCGGCGTCTCCCAGCTCAAGATGGTGACCGCCGCCGCGACGACCGGCGTGCAGATCCCCGGGCTGACGCAGGCAGCGTCCGAGGCGCTGCGCGACACCCTCATCGAGGTCGCCGAGACCCGCCGGACGGGCCTGTGA
- a CDS encoding PH domain-containing protein, whose protein sequence is MSEQQPPAIPAAPAPAAETRRPDTGATLADGEWHRMHPLTPLFKGGLALIIVAGIAFANLRDRLIAWFVDLFTPEEAHYDYTGGDPVDWVLANNLLLVVLVGVFALAVVLVGIFWFVWRFQQFRITGDHVEVRKGIVFRSHRRAPLDRVQGVNLTRPFPARIIGLAKLEVVGAGNDSNVELEYLATARAESVRTDILRLASGARAARQGATDAVTRGRAADEGVAGAPASARSQLVGSMNEGVSGLISGVDLTDVAPESVVKIPTGRLIGSQLISSLLWFVVFGVIFGVTVGGIAIGSLLDGDPIDGFLGLGITLGIAIPMIVAVVGITWAQISKSLRYSIAPTPDGVRITYGLLTTVTETLPPGRIFAVEVTQSLLWRPFGWWMIRINRMSGKSAAQQSSGSVQQFNVVLPVGKRADVERVLALILPEAPVADIPLVWEHGILGPVEGDPYRTMPRRAWWRRPLSWKRHGFALTEFGLLLRRGIVWRKLAIFPLARLQGVSLSQGPVDRAQRVSGAQVHSVQGLITGYLSGLERSDALYLIDGVSAAAVSAAARDHTHRWGQYVTDADGAQVPGYPGQAPDAAVDAPPAPPAAPAPPTAAPVPPAGPPAPPAPPVGPPAPPAGPPAPPAPPVGPPAPPAGPPAPPAPPVGPPAPPAGPPAPPAGPPAPPVAPPAPPVAPPAPDRD, encoded by the coding sequence GTGAGCGAGCAGCAGCCTCCCGCCATCCCGGCGGCCCCCGCCCCGGCGGCGGAGACGCGGCGCCCGGACACGGGCGCGACCCTCGCCGACGGCGAGTGGCACCGGATGCATCCGCTCACCCCCCTGTTCAAGGGCGGGCTGGCGCTGATCATCGTCGCGGGCATCGCGTTCGCCAACCTGCGTGACCGACTGATCGCCTGGTTCGTCGATCTCTTCACTCCCGAAGAGGCGCATTATGACTACACCGGGGGCGACCCCGTCGATTGGGTGCTGGCGAACAACCTTCTGCTGGTGGTGCTGGTCGGAGTGTTCGCCCTGGCGGTCGTCCTCGTCGGCATCTTCTGGTTCGTCTGGCGGTTCCAGCAGTTCCGCATCACCGGCGACCACGTCGAGGTCCGCAAGGGCATCGTGTTCCGTTCGCATCGTCGCGCACCCCTCGACCGCGTGCAGGGGGTCAACCTCACCCGGCCGTTCCCCGCGCGCATCATCGGACTCGCGAAGCTCGAGGTCGTGGGGGCGGGGAACGACTCGAACGTCGAGCTCGAGTACCTCGCGACGGCCCGCGCGGAGTCGGTGCGCACCGACATCCTGCGACTCGCCTCCGGCGCCCGCGCGGCGCGTCAGGGTGCGACGGATGCCGTCACCCGCGGGCGTGCGGCGGACGAGGGCGTCGCCGGTGCGCCGGCCTCCGCCCGCTCGCAGCTCGTCGGCTCGATGAACGAGGGCGTCTCGGGTCTCATCAGCGGGGTCGACCTCACCGACGTCGCACCCGAGAGCGTCGTGAAGATCCCCACGGGCCGCCTCATCGGCTCGCAGCTGATCTCGAGCCTGCTCTGGTTCGTGGTCTTCGGTGTCATCTTCGGCGTGACGGTCGGCGGCATCGCGATCGGCTCGCTGCTCGACGGCGATCCGATCGACGGATTCCTCGGGCTGGGGATCACGCTGGGCATCGCGATCCCCATGATCGTCGCGGTCGTGGGTATCACCTGGGCACAGATCTCGAAGTCGCTGCGGTACTCGATCGCTCCGACGCCCGACGGCGTGCGGATCACGTACGGTCTGCTCACCACGGTCACCGAGACGCTGCCGCCGGGGCGCATCTTCGCCGTCGAGGTCACGCAGTCGCTGCTGTGGCGACCGTTCGGCTGGTGGATGATCAGGATCAACCGGATGAGCGGCAAGAGCGCGGCGCAGCAGTCGTCGGGGTCGGTCCAGCAGTTCAATGTGGTGCTGCCGGTCGGCAAGCGTGCGGACGTGGAACGCGTGCTCGCGCTGATCCTGCCGGAGGCGCCGGTCGCCGACATCCCGCTGGTCTGGGAGCACGGCATCCTCGGACCGGTGGAGGGCGACCCCTACCGCACGATGCCGCGACGTGCGTGGTGGCGTCGGCCGCTGTCGTGGAAACGTCACGGCTTCGCGCTCACCGAATTCGGCCTGCTGCTGCGCCGCGGCATCGTGTGGCGCAAGCTCGCGATCTTCCCGCTCGCCAGGCTGCAGGGAGTCTCGCTGTCGCAGGGGCCCGTCGATCGGGCGCAGCGGGTCTCGGGCGCGCAGGTGCACTCGGTGCAGGGCCTCATCACGGGGTATCTGTCCGGACTCGAGCGGAGCGACGCCCTCTACCTCATCGACGGTGTGAGCGCGGCCGCGGTCTCGGCGGCCGCCCGCGATCACACGCACCGGTGGGGGCAGTACGTGACGGATGCCGACGGTGCGCAGGTTCCGGGGTACCCCGGACAGGCCCCGGATGCGGCGGTCGATGCGCCTCCTGCTCCGCCGGCTGCTCCTGCTCCGCCGACGGCTGCGCCTGTTCCGCCAGCCGGTCCGCCTGCTCCGCCTGCGCCTCCGGTCGGTCCGCCTGCTCCGCCGGCTGGTCCGCCTGCTCCGCCTGCGCCTCCGGTCGGTCCGCCTGCTCCGCCGGCTGGTCCGCCTGCTCCGCCTGCGCCTCCGGTCGGTCCGCCTGCTCCGCCGGCTGGTCCGCCTGCTCCGCCGGCTGGTCCGCCTGCTCCGCCGGTGGCTCCGCCTGCTCCGCCGGTGGCTCCGCCTGCTCCCGACCGTGACTGA
- a CDS encoding DUF2520 domain-containing protein: protein MTDPSRRDGRLGVGIIGAGRVGPVIGAALAGAGHAITGITSGSDDDRASAVLPDVPILDPLEVVRRSELVVIAVPHDQLPDLIAGIAEVGGWQLGQLVLHTDPAYGVGVLRPAAQSGAIPLAVHPAITFTGSTIDLRQLQASYAAVTAPAGVLPIAQALAVEMGCEPIVIDEADRPAYADVIQTVTEFSRSIIAQATGSLGEIGVENPGGYLSALVQSTVERALRDASSPEPLL, encoded by the coding sequence GTGACTGACCCGTCTCGACGCGACGGCCGGCTCGGGGTCGGGATCATCGGCGCCGGCCGCGTCGGTCCGGTGATCGGTGCGGCGCTGGCCGGAGCGGGCCATGCGATCACCGGCATCACGAGCGGCTCCGATGACGACCGTGCCTCCGCGGTGCTTCCGGACGTCCCCATCCTCGACCCGCTCGAGGTCGTGCGGCGCAGCGAGCTGGTGGTGATCGCGGTTCCGCACGACCAGTTGCCCGACCTCATCGCCGGCATCGCCGAGGTCGGCGGGTGGCAGCTCGGGCAGCTCGTGCTGCACACCGACCCCGCCTACGGCGTGGGCGTGCTGCGTCCCGCCGCGCAGAGCGGCGCGATCCCGCTGGCCGTGCATCCGGCGATCACGTTCACGGGCTCGACGATCGACCTGCGTCAGCTGCAGGCGAGCTATGCGGCGGTCACCGCGCCGGCGGGGGTTCTCCCGATCGCACAGGCTCTCGCCGTGGAGATGGGGTGCGAACCGATCGTGATCGACGAGGCCGACCGCCCCGCCTACGCAGACGTGATCCAGACGGTGACGGAGTTCTCGCGCTCGATCATCGCTCAGGCCACGGGGAGCCTCGGCGAGATCGGGGTCGAGAACCCCGGCGGATACCTGTCGGCGCTGGTGCAGTCGACGGTCGAGCGAGCGCTTCGCGACGCGTCGAGTCCCGAACCGCTGCTCTGA